From a single Marinobacter sp. THAF197a genomic region:
- the hisS gene encoding histidine--tRNA ligase, producing MAKIQAIRGMNDILPEQTPVWQYVESTVRQVLGQYGYQEIRMPVVEQTELFKRSIGEVTDIVEKEMYTFDDRNGDSLTLRPEGTAGCVRAAEEHGLLFNQTRRLWYTGPMFRHERPQKGRYRQFHQIGVECFGMDGPDIDAELLILTARLWQALGLAGHTRLEINSIGTSEARKVYRQALVDYLDQYRDQLDDDSRRRLTTNPLRILDSKDAGTRKILEGAPSLDDYLDDESRAHFEQLKGLLDAAGVKYSVNPALVRGLDYYGKTVFEWITDSLGAQGTVCAGGRYDGLVEQLGGKPTKAVGFAMGLERLILLLETLELVPDYVNNHADVYVTAMGDKVIAPAMAIAEELRSALPGSVVVTHCGGGSFKSQMKKADRSGARYAVILGENELASGNVGLKPLRDDEPQQDIARSELAHALASRLAQ from the coding sequence TTGGCTAAGATTCAGGCAATCCGCGGAATGAACGATATTTTGCCGGAGCAGACCCCCGTCTGGCAGTATGTAGAGTCAACGGTACGTCAGGTACTTGGGCAATACGGATACCAGGAAATCCGAATGCCGGTGGTTGAACAGACCGAACTGTTCAAGCGCTCGATTGGCGAAGTAACTGACATCGTCGAAAAAGAAATGTACACCTTTGACGACAGGAATGGCGACAGCCTGACCCTTCGCCCGGAAGGTACAGCCGGTTGCGTCAGGGCAGCCGAAGAGCATGGCTTGCTTTTCAACCAGACCCGCCGGCTTTGGTATACCGGCCCGATGTTCCGCCACGAACGCCCCCAGAAAGGCCGTTACCGCCAGTTCCACCAGATTGGCGTGGAATGTTTTGGCATGGATGGTCCGGATATAGACGCCGAGTTGCTGATACTCACGGCGCGGCTGTGGCAGGCCCTTGGTCTTGCCGGGCATACGCGCCTTGAGATTAATTCCATTGGCACCAGTGAAGCCCGGAAAGTCTACCGCCAGGCTCTGGTTGATTATCTGGACCAGTACCGGGATCAGCTGGATGACGACAGTAGGCGCCGGTTAACCACGAATCCGTTACGAATTCTGGACAGCAAGGATGCCGGAACCCGGAAAATCCTGGAAGGGGCGCCAAGCCTGGACGATTACCTGGATGACGAATCCAGGGCCCACTTTGAGCAATTGAAGGGGCTGTTGGACGCCGCCGGTGTGAAATACAGCGTAAACCCGGCCCTCGTTCGGGGTCTGGATTACTATGGCAAAACGGTTTTCGAATGGATTACCGACAGCCTCGGCGCACAAGGCACCGTGTGTGCTGGTGGCCGTTACGATGGCCTGGTAGAGCAGTTGGGTGGCAAACCAACCAAGGCGGTGGGCTTTGCTATGGGGCTGGAGCGACTGATCCTGTTGCTGGAAACCCTGGAATTGGTGCCTGATTACGTTAACAACCATGCCGACGTATACGTAACCGCCATGGGCGACAAGGTTATTGCCCCGGCAATGGCGATTGCCGAAGAACTTCGCAGCGCGTTGCCCGGTAGTGTGGTTGTCACTCACTGTGGCGGCGGCAGCTTCAAGAGCCAGATGAAGAAGGCGGACCGCAGCGGCGCCCGCTACGCGGTCATCCTGGGCGAGAATGAGCTGGCCAGTGGCAATGTTGGCCTGAAGCCCTTGCGCGACGATGAGCCGCAGCAGGACATTGCCCGCAGTGAACTGGCCCACGCGCTCGCCAGCCGGCTTGCACAATGA
- the ispG gene encoding flavodoxin-dependent (E)-4-hydroxy-3-methylbut-2-enyl-diphosphate synthase translates to MKHESPIKRRKSRQIMVGNVPVGGDAPIAVQSMTNTNTCDVEATVGQIAALQEAGADIVRVSVPSMEAAEAFGQIRKRVSLPLVADIHFDYKIALRVAELGVDCLRINPGNIGRDDRVNAVISAARDGNIPIRIGVNAGSLEKSLQRKYGEPTAEALVESAMRHIDILDKHDFQDFKVSLKASEVFMTVDAYRKIASQIVQPLHLGITEAGGFRSGTVKSSIGLGMLLMDGIGDTIRVSLAADPVQEIKVGFDILKSLRLRSRGINFIACPSCSRQNFDVIQTMNDLEARLEDVNTSLDVAIIGCIVNGPGEAKVADLGLTGGTPKNLLYLDGKPNQKLDNATLTDDLERIIREKVAERQQQEESVIARSAD, encoded by the coding sequence ATGAAACACGAATCCCCGATCAAAAGACGTAAATCCCGCCAGATCATGGTGGGCAATGTGCCGGTTGGCGGCGATGCACCGATTGCGGTTCAGAGCATGACCAACACAAACACCTGTGATGTAGAGGCGACTGTTGGCCAGATTGCAGCGTTGCAGGAGGCCGGCGCCGATATCGTCCGTGTTTCAGTACCCTCCATGGAGGCCGCTGAAGCGTTCGGACAGATTCGCAAGCGCGTATCTCTGCCGCTCGTTGCCGATATTCACTTCGATTACAAAATTGCCCTGCGAGTGGCCGAGCTTGGTGTTGACTGTTTGCGCATCAACCCCGGTAACATTGGCCGGGACGATCGCGTCAACGCGGTCATCAGTGCCGCTCGGGACGGCAATATCCCGATCCGTATTGGCGTGAATGCCGGGTCTCTTGAAAAGAGCCTGCAGCGCAAATACGGTGAACCCACTGCAGAGGCCCTGGTAGAGTCTGCCATGCGGCACATCGATATTCTGGATAAACACGATTTCCAGGATTTCAAGGTTAGCCTGAAGGCGTCAGAGGTATTTATGACCGTTGATGCCTACCGGAAGATTGCCTCCCAGATTGTACAGCCGCTGCATCTTGGCATTACCGAGGCCGGCGGCTTTCGTTCGGGCACAGTGAAATCCTCTATCGGCCTCGGCATGTTGCTGATGGACGGTATTGGCGACACCATTCGGGTATCACTGGCCGCCGACCCGGTGCAGGAAATCAAGGTTGGCTTCGATATTCTCAAGAGCCTGCGTTTGCGCAGTCGTGGTATCAACTTCATCGCTTGCCCCAGCTGTTCCAGACAGAACTTCGATGTGATCCAGACCATGAATGATCTGGAGGCTCGCCTGGAAGACGTCAATACCTCCCTGGACGTTGCCATTATTGGCTGCATAGTGAACGGTCCCGGAGAAGCCAAGGTAGCGGACCTCGGGTTGACGGGCGGTACGCCGAAAAACCTTCTGTATTTGGACGGAAAACCAAATCAGAAGTTGGACAATGCGACGCTGACGGATGACCTGGAGCGAATCATCCGGGAAAAAGTTGCAGAGCGGCAGCAGCAGGAAGAATCCGTGATTGCCCGGTCTGCGGACTGA
- a CDS encoding RodZ domain-containing protein codes for MTGDVEPDQVTAEPVGEQLRQGRERLGLSVSAIADEQHLRPSVIQAIENGDYSKIDSELFLKGYVRAYARQVGLNADAVIADLNRELEPARQQKELEHQASPLVSIERKKRRKRQVAKLLLVLLVVALVAYLIAGYLAEQGTDGEAAPEAETPAGTVTPDQGQMSDGQDVQPVTEPNDEFSGAEQPLPDEASSVPEIERVPPAEPLEPEPTGAELEELPADRVPAVTQSTEPALQEEQLLAPAATTEARLQIAFSGDCWVQVTDAGGSRLVSGLRRSGEQLDVTGDAPLTVVIGAVSAVESIRFQGETLNIGDFRVVNNRSEFTLEL; via the coding sequence ATGACCGGTGACGTGGAGCCAGATCAGGTGACGGCGGAGCCTGTCGGGGAGCAACTTCGGCAAGGTCGTGAACGTCTCGGATTGAGCGTCTCAGCCATTGCTGATGAACAGCATCTCCGGCCGTCTGTGATTCAGGCTATAGAAAACGGCGATTACAGCAAAATAGACAGTGAGCTTTTCCTCAAAGGGTATGTGCGTGCCTATGCCCGCCAGGTGGGGCTCAACGCAGACGCGGTTATTGCCGACCTGAATCGGGAGCTGGAGCCGGCTCGCCAGCAAAAGGAACTGGAACACCAGGCAAGCCCCCTGGTTTCCATTGAACGCAAGAAGCGCCGCAAGCGTCAGGTTGCAAAACTGCTCTTGGTGCTGTTGGTTGTCGCGTTGGTGGCCTACCTGATCGCAGGATATCTTGCGGAGCAGGGAACGGACGGTGAGGCGGCTCCAGAGGCGGAAACCCCGGCCGGGACAGTGACGCCGGATCAGGGCCAAATGAGTGATGGTCAGGACGTGCAGCCGGTTACCGAGCCGAATGACGAGTTCAGCGGCGCAGAACAGCCGTTACCTGACGAAGCCTCGTCGGTTCCGGAAATTGAACGTGTACCCCCGGCAGAGCCGCTGGAGCCTGAACCCACCGGTGCGGAGCTGGAAGAGCTTCCGGCTGACCGGGTGCCCGCTGTCACCCAGTCTACAGAGCCTGCTTTGCAGGAAGAACAGCTCCTTGCTCCCGCCGCGACAACCGAGGCCAGGCTGCAGATTGCCTTTTCAGGAGATTGCTGGGTGCAGGTGACAGACGCCGGCGGTAGCCGGTTGGTCAGCGGCTTGCGACGTAGCGGAGAGCAACTGGATGTGACCGGAGATGCACCGTTGACTGTGGTTATTGGTGCGGTGAGCGCCGTTGAGTCCATTCGATTCCAGGGTGAAACCCTGAATATTGGTGATTTTCGCGTAGTGAACAACCGATCGGAGTTCACGCTCGAACTTTGA
- the pilW gene encoding type IV pilus biogenesis/stability protein PilW, producing MAVLLFGLVLSGCVTTTDSRFSREADRDKAVSNYVQLATAYIGQGNLDRARHHLERALELSPNSSEALAAMGLVYNAEGEPELAERNFKRAISQDSSYSRARVYYGAFLYSNGRFSEARDQFSVASRDTGYRERGAVFYNLGMTEERLGNLDAATGAYRRAVELTRGEARTLLSLSRVLVEQEDFTEASRYYSRLQTMIQRNTRLSHSAESLYTGIRIARHFNDRDQEVSLAMLLRNDYSDSLEYQQYRVLIANDR from the coding sequence ATGGCTGTTCTTTTGTTCGGTCTTGTTCTCTCTGGCTGTGTAACCACAACCGACAGTCGCTTTTCCCGGGAAGCGGACCGCGACAAAGCGGTCAGTAACTACGTACAGCTGGCCACGGCCTATATCGGTCAGGGTAATCTTGATCGTGCTCGCCACCACCTTGAACGTGCCCTGGAACTCTCCCCGAATAGTTCTGAAGCCCTGGCTGCCATGGGTTTGGTCTATAACGCTGAGGGTGAGCCGGAACTGGCCGAGCGTAACTTCAAACGCGCCATCAGTCAGGATTCCAGTTACTCCCGGGCGCGGGTTTACTACGGTGCTTTTCTATATAGTAACGGACGGTTTTCCGAAGCCCGGGATCAGTTCAGTGTTGCTTCACGCGACACCGGTTACCGGGAACGCGGAGCGGTATTCTATAATCTGGGCATGACTGAGGAGCGGCTTGGTAACCTGGATGCTGCTACGGGAGCCTACCGACGTGCGGTGGAACTGACTCGCGGTGAAGCAAGAACCTTGCTTTCTCTGTCCAGGGTGTTGGTTGAACAGGAGGATTTTACCGAGGCTTCCCGTTATTACAGCCGCCTCCAGACCATGATCCAGCGCAATACCCGCTTGTCACACTCGGCGGAAAGCCTGTATACGGGTATTCGGATAGCGAGGCATTTTAATGATCGTGATCAGGAAGTGAGCCTGGCGATGTTGCTCCGAAATGATTACTCAGATTCTTTGGAATACCAACAATACAGGGTGTTGATTGCCAATGACCGGTGA
- the rlmN gene encoding 23S rRNA (adenine(2503)-C(2))-methyltransferase RlmN, whose translation MTGTAEKINLLGMPKAKLEAFFETLGEKRFRAQQVLQWIHQRGVDDFDQMTNMSRVLRERLKEIAEVRGPEVVYDETSKDGTRKWVMRMDNGNSVETVLIPDGERGTLCVSSQIGCSLDCTFCSTGKRGFNRNLTAAEIIGQVWVARRAFMPFDPNDRPITNVVMMGMGEPLLNFDNVVDAMNLMMEDLAYGISKRRVTLSTSGVVPALDRLGEVTDVSLAISLHAPNDELRNTLVPLNKKYPIAELLAATRRYLARLPDKRKATIEYTVIEGVNDKPEHARELVALLKGLPCKINLIPFNPFPESDFKRPSMNATRRFQTVLNEGGYVTTIRTTRGDDIDAACGQLVGRVEDRTRRSQRYIAVQQVNP comes from the coding sequence ATGACTGGCACTGCCGAAAAAATCAATCTCCTGGGGATGCCCAAAGCCAAGCTTGAGGCGTTCTTTGAGACCCTGGGCGAAAAGCGCTTCCGGGCGCAGCAGGTGCTGCAGTGGATCCATCAGCGAGGCGTTGATGACTTCGATCAAATGACCAATATGAGCCGCGTACTGCGTGAACGGCTCAAGGAAATCGCCGAAGTTCGTGGTCCGGAGGTGGTTTATGACGAAACCTCCAAAGATGGCACCCGAAAGTGGGTGATGCGCATGGACAACGGCAACAGTGTTGAAACCGTGCTGATTCCGGACGGCGAGAGGGGCACCCTGTGCGTGTCTTCGCAGATTGGCTGTAGCCTTGACTGCACGTTCTGTTCCACCGGCAAGCGCGGCTTCAATCGTAACCTGACTGCCGCTGAGATTATCGGTCAGGTCTGGGTTGCCCGAAGAGCCTTCATGCCGTTTGATCCCAATGATCGCCCGATCACCAACGTGGTGATGATGGGCATGGGTGAGCCGCTGCTTAACTTCGACAACGTCGTCGATGCCATGAACCTGATGATGGAAGATCTGGCCTATGGTATCTCCAAACGGCGGGTGACCCTGAGCACGTCTGGCGTGGTGCCTGCCCTGGACCGGCTGGGTGAGGTTACCGATGTTTCACTGGCCATCTCGCTCCACGCACCCAATGATGAGCTGCGCAACACGCTGGTTCCATTGAATAAAAAGTATCCCATAGCGGAACTTCTGGCGGCGACACGGCGTTATCTCGCCCGGTTGCCGGATAAACGTAAGGCCACCATTGAATATACGGTTATTGAAGGCGTTAATGATAAACCGGAACATGCGCGGGAGCTGGTGGCCCTGTTGAAAGGTCTGCCTTGCAAGATTAACCTGATCCCGTTCAACCCGTTCCCGGAAAGCGATTTCAAGCGGCCCAGCATGAACGCAACGCGCCGATTCCAGACGGTACTCAACGAGGGCGGATACGTAACCACCATTCGTACCACCCGTGGTGACGATATCGACGCTGCCTGTGGGCAATTGGTCGGGCGGGTGGAGGACCGAACTCGCAGGAGCCAGAGATATATTGCAGTACAGCAGGTAAACCCCTGA
- the ndk gene encoding nucleoside-diphosphate kinase, translating to MANERTLSIIKPDAVATNVIGEIYSRFEKADLKIVAAKMMHLTQEQAEGFYAEHKERPFFNDLVAFMTSGPVVVQVLEGEGAILKNRDLMGATNPKEAAAGTIRADFASSIDANAVHGSDSAASAEREVAYFFNDNEICPRG from the coding sequence ATGGCAAACGAGCGCACGCTCTCTATTATCAAGCCCGACGCGGTCGCCACGAACGTTATCGGCGAAATCTACAGCCGTTTCGAGAAAGCTGACCTGAAAATCGTCGCTGCCAAGATGATGCACCTGACCCAGGAGCAGGCAGAAGGCTTCTACGCCGAGCACAAAGAGCGCCCGTTCTTCAACGATCTGGTTGCTTTCATGACGTCTGGCCCGGTGGTTGTACAGGTGCTGGAAGGCGAAGGCGCCATCCTCAAGAACCGCGATCTGATGGGTGCTACCAACCCGAAAGAAGCGGCAGCCGGCACTATCCGTGCTGACTTTGCATCATCCATTGATGCCAATGCCGTTCACGGTTCTGACTCAGCAGCTTCCGCTGAGCGTGAAGTGGCGTATTTTTTCAATGACAACGAGATCTGCCCGCGCGGTTGA